The DNA segment ATCTAAAACTAGGAATTCTACAAAAAAGAAGAGGAATTCTACAAAATTCTAATTAATTCTACAAATTCGTGGTTGTATTCTACAAAACATGGGAATTAACTTCCAAATATAACTCAAAAACATTAGCTCATAGAGATATTCTACAAAACTCAGAAGGAATTCTACAAAACTTCAATTTATTCTACAAATTCAAGGGTGAATTCTACAAAAGTTGGAAATTAACTTCCATTCCATTAATCCAACCAATCAAAAAAAGTGTCAGGCACCAAACATGGACATCTGTCCACAAGCGGTGCCTGACACCAAATTTAAATGCTATATCTAATTATGAAACACGCTTTAGATGTTTGAATTGTCCTTTTGATAGAACGGTTGTTTCAAGGCGGTGGGCCATGAATGCTGCTAGAATAGATAGAACGATGTCCTTTGGCAGCGGAGCAAGCATCCAGAACCAAGCCATTTTATAGGTGAATCCCTCAGGAGCAGCTGCCCAAAGTTTATAAGCAAAGTACATCCAATTGGTTCCGAAAACATAGTTTACAGCCATTCCGATTAAAGCAGCTATAATAAAAGTTGCTAACCCTTTTTTCTTCTCTACTATTTTTCCAATAACAAAGGCAGTGAAAATATAAGAAAGAATAAAGCCAAAGGTAGGTTTAATCAAGATTGATAACCCACCAGAAAAGTCAGCAAAAACAGGAACACCTACCAAACCTACTAACATGTAAACTGTCATAGCGATAGATCCTAATCGACTTCCCAAAATAGCTCCTGCTAGAATAGCAAAAAAAGTTTGAAGCGTAATAGGTACTCCGCCAACATGTAAAAATGGAGCAATGGTACTAATATTCGCACCAATGGCCATTAATGCCACAAACATGGCTGATAGTGTTAAATCAAGTGCTCTTAAATTTTTCATTTACGTTCTCTCCCACCCTACAATATAAATGTCTTAAATTTAAAATAAATGGTAAGACAACCTTTTGTCAACCAAATAATAAAATTGGTTGACAAAAAATTTATCGCTTCTATATTAATAAAGGAAAACTCTTATTTAACTATTACATTTTATGGCTTCTTCCAAAACGCTATTAGGTAGCTTTTATTTTTTTAATAAAATAAAATTTTCAAAAAACATTTTGACAAACTATCTTTTTAAAGGTATATTAAGATAACGAAATTATTATCTGAATTTTATAAAAGTATATTTACATAGGGGGAAACATAGTATGGAAAAACGTCAGCAGTGGGGGTCAAGATACGGATTTATCATGGCGGCAGTTGGTTCGGCAGTTGGTCTAGGGAATATTTGGAGATTCCCAGCCGTTGCCTATGAAAATGGAGGAGGAGCCTTCTTCCTACCTTATCTATTCGCCATTTTAACAGCAGGAATTCCTATCTTAATTTTAGAATTCACGATTGGTCAAAAATACAGAGGTTCCTCACCACTATCATTGTTCCGGTTGAACAAAAAAGCAGAATGGCTTGGTTGGTGGCAGGTATTAATCGCCTTTGTTATTTGTACTTACTACTCTGTTATCATCGCATGGGCTATCAAATATACGATTTATTCATTTGGTACTCAGTGGGGATCAGATCCTAGCAAGTTCTTATTTGGAAAAGTTCTACAGTTATCTGATAAACCAGGTGAAATTGGCGGACTTGTTTCCGGAATTGTCACTCCATTACTTTTTGTATGGGCAGTCACTCTTTTTGTCTTATTTCGTGGAGTTTCAAAAGGAATTGAAAGGCTTAATAAGATTTTCCTTCCTACTCTTGTAGTAATGTTTTTAGTAATCGTCGTTCGTGCTTTAACTCTCGATGGTGCAGCTAGTGGATTAAATGCCTTTTTCAAACCAAATTGGGATATGATTTTAGACGGAAAAGTTTGGATTGCCGCTTATGGACAAATCTTCTTCTCCTTATCTATTGGATTTGCCATCATGATTACGTACTCTAGTTATCTACCAAAAAAATCAGACATTAATAATAATGCCTTCATCACAGCTTTTGCCAACTCTGGATTTGAATTACTAGCTGGTATTGGAGTGTTTGCAGCACTTGGATTTATGGCAAAACAACAGGGAGTACCAATTGATGAAGTGGTTAGCAGTGGAATTGGACTAGCCTTTGTTGTATTCCCAAGCATCATCAACGAGTTCCCTGGCTTAAATGGATTATTCGGTGTATTGTTCTTCCTATCTTTGGTTTTTGCTGGAATGACGTCACTTATTTCCATTGTAGAAACATTTGTGGCTGCTGTTCAGGATAAATTCAATGTCTCACGTACGAAAGCAGTCTTAACTGGAGGACTAACAGCAACGGTTATTTCTCTTCTTTTTGCCACACACGGCGGATTGTATTTACTAGATGTGGTTGATTATTTCATCAATAACTTTGGAATTGTGTTTGCAGGTCTTATTGAAGTAATCTTAGTTGCTTGGTTCTTCAAAGGGTTAACTGGTTTACAAACACATACAAATGAAATTTCTGACCTTCGTGTAGGTACTTGGTGGAAAGTATGCCTTGGTGTCGTTACACCACTTGTTTTGGGTTATATGATGTTTGATAACATTCGTCAAAACTTAAAACAAAATTACGAAAATTATCCTACAGAGCTTATTATGTATGCAGGTCTGTTGGTAGTGGCAGTGACAATCCTTATTGGTATCCTACTATCTCTTAAAGGTTGGAAAGCATCTGCCAATATAGAAGAAAAAAGGGAGGTTGCTTAATATGTCAGGAAGCGCAATAACTATGATGATTGTTGGGATGGTCATTTTATGGGGCGGACTAACAGCCAGCATCCTCAATGTAGTCAGAGTATCAAAAAAGTC comes from the Neobacillus sp. PS2-9 genome and includes:
- a CDS encoding biotin transporter BioY; this translates as MKNLRALDLTLSAMFVALMAIGANISTIAPFLHVGGVPITLQTFFAILAGAILGSRLGSIAMTVYMLVGLVGVPVFADFSGGLSILIKPTFGFILSYIFTAFVIGKIVEKKKGLATFIIAALIGMAVNYVFGTNWMYFAYKLWAAAPEGFTYKMAWFWMLAPLPKDIVLSILAAFMAHRLETTVLSKGQFKHLKRVS
- a CDS encoding sodium-dependent transporter; protein product: MEKRQQWGSRYGFIMAAVGSAVGLGNIWRFPAVAYENGGGAFFLPYLFAILTAGIPILILEFTIGQKYRGSSPLSLFRLNKKAEWLGWWQVLIAFVICTYYSVIIAWAIKYTIYSFGTQWGSDPSKFLFGKVLQLSDKPGEIGGLVSGIVTPLLFVWAVTLFVLFRGVSKGIERLNKIFLPTLVVMFLVIVVRALTLDGAASGLNAFFKPNWDMILDGKVWIAAYGQIFFSLSIGFAIMITYSSYLPKKSDINNNAFITAFANSGFELLAGIGVFAALGFMAKQQGVPIDEVVSSGIGLAFVVFPSIINEFPGLNGLFGVLFFLSLVFAGMTSLISIVETFVAAVQDKFNVSRTKAVLTGGLTATVISLLFATHGGLYLLDVVDYFINNFGIVFAGLIEVILVAWFFKGLTGLQTHTNEISDLRVGTWWKVCLGVVTPLVLGYMMFDNIRQNLKQNYENYPTELIMYAGLLVVAVTILIGILLSLKGWKASANIEEKREVA
- a CDS encoding methionine/alanine import family NSS transporter small subunit — translated: MSGSAITMMIVGMVILWGGLTASILNVVRVSKKSKA